The following proteins come from a genomic window of Deinococcus aquiradiocola:
- a CDS encoding sensor histidine kinase: MNTLRFQFTLVIFLLAFTPNAILTLGAGRELGLVGGDALPLGVWLALVALLSALMGWVLSGALLRPLSRLTGELARGEFSPTGATGKGETDPDEVIALRGAFSGLLGRLGTEQERRGAFMATLVHDLKTPLVATGHLIRTLSSRPLPDAERTALGEHLLAENARLLGLVQQMADAHRFEREDVTLTPAPTDLRALLERVAARAIQGRDRPGVRLTVSGEGEAVVDAAVLERAAANLTDNALRYAHSHVELRVTPEGLEVRDDGPGLAEGSSIESLAQPFNAQPVEIAGQKYTAGTAGLGLYIVRRIAEAHGGHLHFHRETSWSVMTVHLTRPSPAAVAGPVPDTAPPAAPLAPTEPNALPVLEVQP; the protein is encoded by the coding sequence TTGAATACCCTGCGTTTCCAGTTCACGCTCGTCATCTTCCTGCTGGCCTTCACACCCAACGCCATCCTGACGCTCGGTGCGGGCCGCGAACTGGGATTGGTGGGCGGCGACGCCCTCCCGCTGGGCGTGTGGCTCGCACTGGTCGCGCTGCTCAGCGCCCTGATGGGCTGGGTGCTGTCCGGCGCGCTCCTGCGGCCCCTCAGCCGCCTGACCGGCGAACTGGCGCGCGGTGAGTTCAGCCCCACCGGCGCCACCGGCAAAGGCGAAACCGACCCGGACGAGGTGATCGCCCTGCGCGGCGCCTTCTCCGGTCTGCTCGGCCGACTCGGCACCGAGCAGGAACGCCGCGGCGCGTTCATGGCCACGCTGGTGCACGACCTCAAGACGCCGCTCGTCGCGACCGGCCACCTGATCCGTACGCTCTCCAGCCGCCCCCTCCCCGACGCGGAACGCACGGCGCTCGGCGAGCACCTGCTCGCCGAGAACGCCCGCCTGCTGGGCCTCGTGCAGCAGATGGCCGACGCACACCGCTTCGAGCGTGAGGACGTGACCCTCACGCCCGCCCCCACCGACCTGCGCGCCCTGCTGGAACGCGTCGCGGCCCGCGCCATCCAGGGACGCGACCGGCCCGGCGTTCGCCTCACGGTCAGTGGCGAAGGCGAAGCGGTGGTGGACGCCGCCGTGCTGGAACGCGCCGCCGCGAACCTCACCGACAACGCCCTGCGCTACGCCCACAGCCACGTGGAACTGCGCGTCACGCCGGAGGGCCTGGAGGTCCGCGACGACGGCCCCGGCCTCGCCGAGGGCAGCAGCATCGAGAGCCTCGCGCAGCCCTTCAACGCGCAACCCGTCGAGATCGCCGGTCAGAAGTACACGGCCGGGACCGCCGGACTTGGCCTGTACATCGTGCGCCGCATCGCCGAAGCGCACGGCGGCCACCTGCACTTCCACCGCGAGACGTCCTGGAGCGTCATGACCGTGCACCTCACCCGACCTTCCCCAGCCGCCGTCGCCGGTCCCGTGCCGGACACCGCCCCACCCGCCGCACCCCTCGCCCCGACCGAGCCGAACGCTCTCCCCGTACTGGAGGTTCAACCGTGA
- a CDS encoding UDP-glucose dehydrogenase family protein has translation MAQSGSLNVTVVGTGYVGLGTAVMLAYLGHSVTGLDIDQEKVDMLSRGELPIYEPGLDRMLIESRERIHWTTDYGSAIPQADVIFICVGTPSNVDGSPNLRYVSQAAQSVAENLNGKTQVIVNKSTVPVGTGDWVTRIIEDHARSYHANRYLVVSNPEFLREGTALFDSLYPDRIVLGSDNQEGIDRMRALYAPLLEQDFEAPAYVPRPAGYVRPELITTALSSAEMIKYAANAFLALKISFANEIAGLCERVGADISEVTRGIGSDQRIGPRFLSAGAGWGGSCFGKDTAALISTGQEYGYTMPILQATIDVNTRQRSLIITKLQGHLHRLKGKRVAVLGMAYKPNTDDLRDAPAHDTIARLNELGATVVAHDPIAMPRARREWTHLRYQEAGSVEDALRGADAVIITTEWEEYCRLDWDRALQGMRQRLVIDTRNILTRRPEGVTLEQIGKRQPTPVVPQFDGVAFEDGVVVAAPRNDTLPLA, from the coding sequence ATGGCACAGTCGGGATCGCTCAACGTGACAGTCGTGGGAACAGGGTATGTGGGACTGGGTACGGCCGTCATGCTGGCCTACCTGGGCCATTCGGTCACCGGTCTGGATATCGATCAGGAGAAGGTGGACATGCTCTCCCGAGGCGAACTGCCGATCTACGAGCCGGGCCTGGACCGGATGCTGATCGAGAGTCGCGAACGCATCCACTGGACGACCGACTACGGGTCGGCCATCCCACAGGCGGACGTCATCTTCATCTGCGTCGGCACGCCGTCCAACGTGGACGGTTCGCCCAACCTGCGGTACGTGTCCCAGGCCGCGCAGAGCGTCGCCGAGAACCTGAACGGCAAGACGCAGGTGATCGTGAACAAGAGCACCGTGCCGGTCGGGACGGGCGACTGGGTGACGCGCATCATCGAGGATCACGCGCGCTCGTATCACGCCAACCGCTACCTGGTGGTCAGCAATCCGGAGTTCCTTCGCGAGGGCACGGCCCTGTTCGACAGCCTGTACCCGGACCGGATCGTGCTCGGCAGCGACAATCAGGAAGGCATCGACCGCATGCGCGCCCTGTACGCGCCGCTGCTGGAGCAGGATTTCGAGGCGCCCGCGTACGTGCCGCGTCCCGCGGGGTACGTGCGCCCTGAACTGATCACGACGGCCCTCAGCAGCGCCGAGATGATCAAGTACGCCGCGAACGCCTTCCTGGCCCTCAAGATCAGCTTCGCGAACGAGATCGCGGGCCTGTGCGAGCGGGTCGGAGCGGACATCAGCGAGGTCACGCGCGGCATCGGCAGTGACCAGCGGATCGGGCCGCGCTTCCTGTCGGCCGGGGCCGGTTGGGGCGGAAGCTGCTTCGGAAAGGATACGGCGGCCCTCATCAGCACCGGGCAGGAGTACGGGTACACCATGCCGATCCTGCAGGCCACCATCGACGTCAACACCCGGCAGCGTTCCCTGATCATCACGAAACTGCAGGGCCACCTGCACCGCCTGAAAGGCAAGCGGGTCGCGGTGCTCGGCATGGCGTACAAGCCGAACACGGACGACCTGCGAGACGCGCCCGCCCACGACACGATCGCCCGCCTGAATGAGCTGGGCGCGACCGTGGTGGCGCACGACCCGATCGCCATGCCGCGCGCCCGGCGCGAGTGGACGCACCTGCGGTATCAGGAGGCGGGCAGCGTCGAGGACGCCCTGCGTGGCGCGGACGCGGTCATCATCACCACCGAGTGGGAAGAGTACTGCCGTCTGGACTGGGACCGTGCGCTGCAGGGCATGCGGCAGCGCCTCGTGATCGACACCCGTAACATCCTCACGCGCAGGCCAGAGGGCGTCACGCTCGAACAGATCGGGAAGCGGCAGCCCACGCCGGTCGTCCCGCAGTTCGACGGAGTCGCCTTCGAGGACGGCGTGGTGGTCGCCGCACCTCGCAACGACACCCTGCCACTCGCGTAG
- the dprA gene encoding DNA-processing protein DprA — protein sequence MTPAHDPELLALLTLRFTPGLGPRRVEALRRHCGSASAVLAAPVTDLREVPGLDRKSLAAIGTPEPQRRALQEVRSAAAFGATLLGRGLEGYPGALEALDDPPTVLWVRGTLPPLEVVPRAIGVVGTRKASTYALNLAARVSADLARADVVVVSGLARGIDTASHRAAVDAGGVSVGILGSGLDQLYPPENRELAARLVVLSEYPLGTRPAAHNFPMRNRLIAALSAGSLIVEGEPTSGAMITATHALECGRTVFAVPGRATDPLASGPHRLLRDGAVLTESAEDILQELGWAGAPVGVPDLSPEQERVWTLLAEPATLDDLHARCGLRLDELQMTLMMLQLGGHVDDVGGRYLRR from the coding sequence ATGACGCCCGCGCACGATCCAGAACTGCTGGCCCTGCTGACACTGCGATTCACGCCGGGCCTCGGGCCACGCCGGGTGGAGGCCCTCCGGCGGCACTGCGGGTCGGCGTCGGCGGTCCTCGCGGCGCCGGTGACGGACCTGCGGGAGGTGCCGGGCCTCGACCGGAAATCGCTGGCGGCCATCGGGACGCCGGAACCGCAGCGGCGGGCGCTGCAGGAGGTGCGGAGTGCGGCGGCGTTCGGCGCGACGCTGCTCGGCCGGGGCCTGGAGGGGTACCCGGGGGCACTGGAGGCGCTGGACGATCCGCCCACGGTCCTGTGGGTGCGCGGCACGCTGCCGCCGCTGGAGGTGGTGCCGCGCGCGATCGGGGTGGTGGGGACGCGCAAGGCGAGCACATACGCCCTGAATCTCGCGGCGCGCGTGAGTGCGGACCTGGCGCGGGCGGACGTGGTGGTGGTGTCGGGTCTGGCGCGCGGGATCGACACGGCGTCGCACCGGGCGGCGGTGGACGCGGGCGGCGTGAGTGTCGGCATCCTGGGGAGCGGGCTGGATCAGCTGTACCCGCCGGAGAACCGGGAGCTGGCGGCGCGGCTGGTGGTGCTGAGCGAGTACCCGCTGGGGACGCGGCCCGCCGCGCATAACTTCCCGATGCGCAACCGGCTGATCGCGGCGCTGAGTGCCGGGAGCCTGATCGTGGAGGGCGAGCCGACGAGTGGCGCGATGATCACGGCGACGCACGCGCTGGAGTGCGGGCGGACGGTGTTCGCGGTGCCGGGCCGCGCGACGGACCCGCTCGCGAGTGGCCCGCACCGTCTGCTGCGGGACGGGGCGGTGCTGACGGAGTCGGCGGAGGACATCCTGCAGGAGCTCGGCTGGGCGGGCGCACCGGTCGGCGTGCCGGATCTGTCGCCGGAGCAGGAGCGGGTGTGGACGCTGCTGGCAGAACCGGCGACGCTGGATGACCTGCACGCGCGCTGCGGTCTGCGGCTGGACGAGCTGCAGATGACGCTGATGATGCTTCAGCTGGGCGGGCACGTGGACGACGTGGGGGGCCGGTACCTGCGCCGCTGA
- a CDS encoding response regulator transcription factor: protein MKLVIADDHPLFLMGLGYALRDQGFEVLAQASDGQAALDACLRHQPDAALLDVKMPGLTGIEVCARLKREAPQVLSVLITTFSEPAIVQAARDAGARGYLSKETPPEELARQLREIMARPEINRLPNVVVPRLTPRESDVLPLLAQGYSNKEIARSLGVSPDTIKDHLARLYTKLDAGDRTQAVSRARTLGLIA from the coding sequence GTGAAACTTGTCATTGCCGACGACCACCCGCTGTTTCTGATGGGCCTGGGCTACGCCCTCCGCGACCAGGGCTTCGAGGTGCTCGCGCAGGCCAGCGACGGCCAGGCCGCCCTGGACGCCTGCCTGCGCCACCAGCCGGACGCCGCCCTCCTCGACGTCAAGATGCCCGGCCTGACCGGCATCGAGGTCTGCGCCCGCCTGAAACGCGAGGCCCCGCAGGTCCTCAGCGTGCTGATCACGACCTTCTCCGAACCGGCCATCGTGCAGGCCGCCCGTGACGCAGGCGCGCGCGGCTACCTCAGCAAGGAAACGCCGCCCGAGGAACTCGCCCGGCAGCTGCGCGAGATCATGGCGCGCCCCGAGATCAACCGCCTGCCGAACGTGGTCGTGCCGCGCCTCACGCCGCGCGAGTCCGACGTGCTCCCGTTGCTCGCGCAGGGGTACAGCAACAAGGAGATCGCCCGCAGCCTCGGCGTCAGCCCCGACACCATCAAGGACCACCTCGCGCGCCTGTACACCAAGCTCGATGCTGGCGACCGCACGCAGGCCGTCAGCCGCGCCCGCACCCTCGGCCTGATCGCCTGA
- a CDS encoding AAA family ATPase: protein MLTVHLLGHAHVTQNGQPVPLSAKAVALIAYLAAEKLPQHRERLADLLWNTAEARTNLRVELARIRSAGLNIFPASRQLLYLESIGTDIGTWQAAQEQEMTQTELSTWLSTLRGLPLCGLEDLGSTAFQVWVEQQRWMLCEQVESTLARVYAHYARSGQEWATRLISSRAEAVGFTDPAELLTETLISEARPLVRAVPDHAVPGGTAPVLAAHAPQAQPSMVRPAQRPVAGRPDTPARPAAGTAPATPLHFTRPAEESALRDLFMAGGAAFVLLHGPPGSGKTYLAERLAQSAAPDWQVVHLAAARSGRLLLAALAQALLRLAGPDQSAILRQVLLQPGALEEDMVKVAVALAQIERPLLLLIEEVHAAPAELPALLELVRQMPSDTARLYLLLSREEPDRQPVTRTLMRRLPGVRSVHLPPVTLGAVQAALHERYPEEEAQRLQPLASRLVQRSEGNPLHLLSLFKALPDTGTLGAADLGGVDLGSTTLPQAVRDTLRSEPEGWSDDLRDAMSRLSVINGTFDRRTARAVLGISEQREVDRVLCDALERQILLETDPGLGLHLPYLTPVRVAPDTGTQYMFRQEALRVTLAGQLPQLIRQDVRRRLALVLADHEPGLASYYADRAGLTEQAAELLARHNARLPHDSPLRRTVSKTARPALRTVSEPPRLAVPEQQARSHQGYTVALEDGWLNVMSDGRYGHPQTLTLTLTWTEALTAPLRLIWRLDVFGRGEELLPSQAAFALRLTPIHTSPAHASAATVLSPGVTHPYQEDGLRCTPQDGVDLGHWMEHQLTGPEWLGATGARLSVRALDVALSIGLIGSEDRNLMTQPAVLNRNLKAPSTRQTG from the coding sequence GTGCTCACCGTTCATCTGTTGGGTCATGCGCACGTCACTCAGAACGGCCAGCCGGTCCCCCTGTCGGCCAAGGCCGTCGCCCTCATCGCCTACCTGGCCGCCGAGAAGCTCCCGCAGCACCGTGAACGCCTCGCGGACCTGCTCTGGAACACCGCCGAGGCGCGTACCAACCTGCGCGTCGAACTGGCCCGCATCCGCTCGGCTGGTCTGAACATCTTCCCGGCCAGCCGTCAGCTGCTGTACCTGGAGAGCATCGGCACCGACATCGGCACGTGGCAGGCCGCGCAGGAACAGGAGATGACCCAGACGGAACTGTCCACCTGGCTCTCCACCCTGCGGGGCCTGCCGCTGTGCGGCCTGGAGGACCTGGGCAGCACCGCCTTCCAGGTGTGGGTGGAGCAGCAGCGCTGGATGCTGTGCGAGCAGGTGGAGAGTACCCTGGCGCGCGTGTACGCGCACTACGCGCGCTCCGGGCAGGAGTGGGCGACGCGTCTCATCTCGTCGCGCGCCGAAGCGGTCGGCTTCACCGACCCCGCCGAGCTGCTCACCGAGACCCTGATCAGCGAGGCGCGGCCCCTCGTGCGTGCCGTGCCGGACCATGCCGTGCCTGGCGGCACGGCTCCCGTCCTTGCCGCACACGCTCCCCAGGCCCAGCCGTCCATGGTGCGGCCCGCCCAGCGGCCGGTGGCGGGCCGCCCGGACACGCCCGCCCGGCCCGCCGCGGGCACGGCTCCAGCCACGCCCCTGCACTTCACGCGTCCTGCCGAGGAGAGCGCCCTGCGGGACCTGTTCATGGCAGGTGGCGCCGCGTTCGTGCTGCTGCACGGCCCGCCCGGCAGCGGCAAGACGTACCTCGCCGAACGCCTCGCGCAGAGCGCCGCCCCCGACTGGCAGGTGGTGCATCTCGCCGCCGCTCGCTCCGGCCGCCTGCTCCTCGCCGCGCTCGCGCAGGCCCTGCTGCGCCTCGCCGGACCGGACCAGAGCGCCATTCTGCGGCAGGTGCTGCTGCAGCCCGGCGCGCTCGAAGAAGACATGGTCAAGGTCGCCGTGGCCCTCGCGCAGATCGAGCGGCCCCTGCTGCTCCTCATCGAGGAGGTGCACGCCGCGCCCGCCGAACTGCCCGCCCTGCTCGAACTCGTGCGTCAGATGCCGAGCGACACGGCCCGCCTGTACCTGCTGCTCAGCCGCGAGGAACCGGACCGGCAGCCGGTCACGCGCACCCTCATGCGCCGCCTGCCCGGCGTCCGCAGTGTCCATCTGCCGCCCGTCACGCTCGGTGCCGTCCAGGCCGCCCTGCATGAACGCTACCCCGAAGAGGAGGCGCAGCGCCTCCAGCCGCTCGCGTCACGCCTCGTGCAGCGCAGCGAAGGCAACCCCCTGCACCTCCTGAGCCTCTTCAAGGCCCTGCCCGACACCGGTACGCTCGGCGCAGCCGACCTGGGCGGCGTGGACCTCGGCAGCACCACCCTCCCGCAGGCCGTGCGCGACACGCTCCGCAGCGAACCCGAAGGGTGGAGCGACGACCTGCGCGACGCCATGAGCCGCCTGAGCGTCATCAACGGGACCTTCGACCGCCGCACCGCCCGCGCCGTCCTCGGGATCAGCGAGCAGCGCGAAGTGGACCGCGTGCTGTGCGACGCCCTCGAACGGCAGATCCTGCTCGAAACGGACCCCGGCCTGGGCCTGCACCTCCCGTACCTCACGCCCGTCCGCGTCGCGCCCGACACCGGCACGCAGTACATGTTCCGGCAGGAAGCGCTGCGCGTCACGCTCGCCGGACAGCTCCCACAGCTCATCCGGCAGGACGTGCGCCGCCGACTCGCCCTGGTCCTCGCGGACCACGAACCGGGCCTCGCCTCCTACTACGCCGACCGCGCCGGACTGACCGAACAGGCCGCCGAACTCCTCGCCCGCCACAACGCGCGCCTCCCGCACGACAGCCCTCTGCGCCGCACCGTCAGCAAGACTGCCCGGCCCGCCCTGCGCACCGTCAGCGAACCCCCGCGGCTCGCCGTGCCGGAACAGCAGGCCCGCTCTCACCAGGGCTACACCGTCGCTCTCGAGGACGGCTGGCTGAACGTCATGAGCGACGGCCGCTACGGCCACCCCCAGACGCTCACCCTCACCCTCACCTGGACCGAGGCGCTCACCGCGCCACTGCGCCTCATCTGGCGCCTCGACGTGTTCGGCCGCGGAGAAGAACTCCTGCCCAGCCAGGCCGCCTTCGCGCTGCGCCTCACGCCCATCCACACCAGCCCCGCCCACGCCAGCGCCGCCACCGTCCTCAGCCCTGGCGTCACGCACCCCTACCAGGAAGACGGCCTGCGCTGCACCCCGCAGGACGGCGTGGACCTCGGCCACTGGATGGAGCACCAGCTGACCGGCCCGGAATGGCTGGGGGCCACCGGTGCCCGACTCAGCGTCCGCGCCCTCGACGTCGCCCTCAGCATCGGCCTGATCGGCAGCGAGGACCGCAACCTCATGACGCAGCCTGCGGTCCTCAACCGCAACCTGAAAGCCCCCAGCACCCGGCAGACCGGCTGA
- a CDS encoding DUF7009 family protein, with protein MKIRFTGRSIRVRLDDLETDMLLRRQPLEQRLSWPGGGWGLRLDPARHGVTADGSDLTVGLADDLATLLDPLQEGVSLEAFGGDLRLRIEKDFTPEHLA; from the coding sequence ATGAAGATCCGATTCACGGGCCGCAGCATCCGCGTGCGCCTCGACGACCTCGAAACCGACATGCTGCTGCGTCGCCAGCCGCTTGAGCAGCGCCTCAGCTGGCCCGGCGGCGGCTGGGGCCTGCGCCTCGACCCCGCCCGGCACGGCGTCACCGCCGACGGCAGCGACCTGACGGTGGGCCTCGCCGACGACCTCGCCACGCTCCTCGACCCCCTGCAGGAAGGCGTGAGCCTCGAAGCGTTCGGCGGCGACCTGCGCCTGCGCATCGAGAAGGACTTCACGCCCGAACACCTCGCCTGA